In the Plectropomus leopardus isolate mb chromosome 5, YSFRI_Pleo_2.0, whole genome shotgun sequence genome, one interval contains:
- the LOC121942855 gene encoding scavenger receptor cysteine-rich type 1 protein M130-like: MPLLPVVQLQQPRQFALAKASGTRMPALLPAQPCHLQQLTLLGASGTELPVPSTAQPQCLQQFAFAGASGIGMPLPSAVHAWHPHHFILAGASGAGMPLPPVVHPQQPRRLVYVGTSGTRMLMSSAVRPQQPQRLTLTGASGTGMSVPPTVHLQHPQQPALTGALAFTSQPVSARAGRSITLLVGRDDWMDDCLAIILTLAPCFGGSGFHQYRVHFASEAMTRLQQFNGDTYWDVLCNNHLTHPHDINLFTDAAPSAASSAESVRLVNGTSLCSGTLEVKSNQSIQSWSSVCEDNFGQQDAEVVCRELGCGPAAVLQGVHYEDEEAPVWSKDFQCEGHESAVLDCRISGSDRKTCSSHNAVGLTCSEPDDFLLYGGSSPCAGELEVKLQGEWMDVDGEMSSWNLQAADEVCRQLNCGAAVSTGKKRKSYYKSIAWIRSTCLQWKSAVRECVLTKSSTSIDNIEIKCSEPSDFLLVRGSSLCAGELEMQLEGKWRKVDYTMSPWNLKTADSARECVSIKSDTSHFNLKIQCSESVRLVNGTSLCSGRLEVKSNQRWSLVCEDDFDQQDAEVVCKELGCGAPLAFKGGLYGDKEGPVWSKEFQCEGQESALLDCAGSSSARENCSPGRAVGLTCSEPDDIRLVEGASHCDGRLEMRNKGDWRPVTDDPYNWDLISAAVVCKQLDCGSVLSTGREDSMFQPHAWKISSSCGHSESAIRECAVIWSYPSTRSLVVNCSESVRLVNGASLCSGRLEVKSNQRWSPVCEDDFDQQDAEVVCRELGCGAPSVLQGAVYEEVEAPVWSKEFHCEGHESALLDCRSSDRNTCSSGKAVGFTCSEPNIIRLSGGTSRCDGTLEMEHQGEWRPVANQVPEWDQKFASAVCGQLNCGSAVITKGRHLPDNFRPWHISHSCVQAGLILRECVFQQDFWAFYLEVICSGFPDQPVIFPSHIDGLYEAEQQRVQVLMGSDFTISCFILPQYQGGSFQLSLTNSATPKNYTLTAVNHSAHFLFSAADHTHRGEYRCVYHIYAFSHNFSSESQLLYLTVGASVTHLIIRVFVLLGLALVSGAVLYLYFKNTSGQKPKQEDSFKLDFVGGAQDLLGEGSGGAQGPE, from the exons ATGCCTTTGCTCCCTGTTGTACAACTGCAGCAACctcgacagttcgctctcgcCAAGGCATCTGGCACCAGAATGCCAGCGCTGCTTCCTGCTCAACCGTGCCATCTACAGCAGCTCACTCTCCTTGGGGCATCTGGTACTGagctgccagtgccctctactgctcaaCCTCAATGCCTGCAGcagttcgcttttgctggggcgtctggcattgggatgccattgccctCAGCTGTACACGCTTGGCACCCACACCACTTCATTCTTGCTGGGGCATCTGGCGCAGGGATGCCGTTGCCCCCAGTTGTACACCCGCAGCAACCTCGACGGTTGGTTTACGTTGGGACATCTGGCACCAGGATGCTGATGTCCTCGGCTGTTCGACCTCAGCAACCACAACGGCTCACTCTcactggggcatctggcactgGGATGTCAGTGCCCCCTACCGTTCATCTACAACACCCGCAGCAGCCAGCCTTGACTGGGGCTCTTGCCTTCACCTCCCAACCCGTCTCGGCCAGGGCT GGACGTTCTATTACCCTGCTCGTTGGCAGGGATGACTGGATGGATGACTGCTTGGCCATCATTCTCACTCTGGCCCCCTGCTTTGGTGGCAGTGGTTTTCACCAATATCGTGTCCACTTTGCTTCGGAAGCCATGACCCGTCTTCAACAATTCAATGGAGACACTTACTGGGACGTTCTCTGCAACAACCACCTGACTCACCCTCATGACATCAACTTGTTCACTGATGCGGCTCCATCTGCTg cttcttctgcagaATCTGTCAGGCTGGTTAATGGGACCAGTCTGTGTTCAGGCACACTGGAAGTAAAGTCTAACCAATCTATCCAGTCATGGTCCTCAGTGTGTGAAGATAACTTTGGCCAGCAGGATGCAGAGGTGGTCTGCAGGGAACTTGGCTGTGGGCCTGCTGCAGTCCTCCAGGGGGTGCACTATGAAGATGAGGAAGCTCCGGTGTGGTCCAAAGACTTCCAGTGTGAAGGCCATGAGTCTGCTGTCTTGGACTGTAGAATCTCAGGCTCAGATAGAAAGACCTGTTCATCTCACAATGCTGTTGGACTCACTTGTTCAG AGCCTGATGATTTCCTGTTGTATGGAGGATCCAGTCCGTGTGCTGGTGAACTGGAGGTTAAACTACAAGGAGAGTGGATGGATGTGGATGGAGAAATGTCTTCCTGGAATCTACAGGCAGCAGATGAAGTGTGCAGACAACTGAACTGCGGCGCTGCTGTTTCAacagggaagaaaagaaaatcctaCTATAAATCAATAGCGTGGATTAGATCAACTTGTCTTCAATGGAAGTCTGCAGTTAGAGAGTGTGTATTAACAAAGTCTTCCACTTCCATTGACAACATAGAGATCAAGTGCTCAG AACCCAGTGATTTCCTGTTGGTTAGAGGATCCAGTCTATGTGCTGGTGAACTGGAGATGCAACTAGAGGGAAAGTGGAGAAAAGTGGATTACACAATGTCTCCCTGGAATCTCAAGACAGCAGAT TCTGCTAGAGAGTGTGTCTCAATAAAGTCTGACACTTCCCATTTCAACCTGAAGATTCAGTGCTCAG aATCGGTCAGGTTGGTTAATGGGACCAGTCTGTGCTCAGGTAGACTGGAGGTGAAGTCTAACCAGAGGTGGTCCTTAGTGTGTGAAGATGACTTTGACCAGCAGGATGCAGAAGTGGTTTGTAAGGAGCTTGGCTGTGGAGCTCCTTTAGCATTCAAAGGGGGACTCTACGGAGACAAGGAGGGTCCAGTGTGGTCCAAAGAGTTCCAGTGTGAAGGCCAGGAGTCTGCTCTCCTGGACTGTGCAGGCTCCAGCTCTGCTAGAGAGAACTGCTCACCTGGCAGAGCTGTTGGTCTCACCTGCTCAG AGCCTGATGATATCCGGTTGGTTGAAGGAGCCAGCCACTGTGATGGAAGACTTGAGATGAGAAATAAGGGAGACTGGAGACCAGTGACTGATGACCCTTACAACTGGGACCTGATTTCTGCAGCTGTAGTATGCAAACAGCTGGACTGTGGTTCTGTTCTTTCAACAGGGAGAGAAGATTCTATGTTCCAACCACATGCATGGAAAATCTCATCTTCCTGTGGTCATTCTGAATCTGCAATCAGGGAATGTGCAGTAATATGGTCTTATCCTTCCACAAGGAGTCTAGTGGTCAACTGCTCAG AATCTGTCAGGCTGGTTAATGGAGCCAGTCTGTGTTCAGGCAGACTGGAGGTGAAGTCCAACCAGAGGTGGTCCCCAGTGTGTGAAGATGACTTTGACCAGCAGGATGCAGAGGTGGTCTGCAGGGAACTTGGCTGTGGAGCTCCTTCAGTACTCCAGGGAGCTGTCTATGAAGAGGTGGAGGCTCCAGTGTGGTCCAAAGAGTTCCACTGTGAAGGCCATGAGTCTGCTCTCCTGGACTGTAGAAGCTCAGATAGAAACACCTGCTCATCTGGCAAAGCTGTTGGATTCACCTGCTCAG AGCCTAATATCATCAGATTGTCGGGAGGAACCAGTCGTTGTGATGGTACACTAGAGATGGAACACCAGGGAGAGTGGAGACCAGTGGCTAACCAGGTCCCTGAATGGGATCAGAAGTTTGCATCTGCAGTGTGTGGACAGCTGAACTGTGGTTCTGCTGTTATAACAAAAGGACGACACCTTCCTGACAATTTCCGTCCATGGCACATCAGCCATTCATGTGTTCAGGCAGGTTTGATACTCCGGGAGTGTGTATTCCAACAGGATTTTTGGGCATTCTACCTAGAGGTGATCTGCTCAG GTTTTCCAGATCAGCCAGTCATCTTCCCTTCCCACATTGACGGTCTGTATGAGGCTGAGCAGCAGAGAGTTCAAGTGCTCATGGGCTCTGACTTCACCATCAGCTGTTTCATCCTGCCACAATATCAAGGAGGCTCATTCCAGCTTAGTTTGACCAACTCGGCTACACCAAAGAACTACACACTGACAGCTGTCAACCACTCCGCCCATTTCCTGTTCTCTGCTGCAGACCATACCCACCGAGGGGAGTACCGCTGTGTTTATCACATCTACGCTTTCTCCCATAACTTCTCTTCTGAAAGCCAGTTGCTTTATCTCACTGTTGGAG